A window of the Planococcus citri chromosome 4, ihPlaCitr1.1, whole genome shotgun sequence genome harbors these coding sequences:
- the LOC135845081 gene encoding uncharacterized protein LOC135845081: protein MESKKDVNVWKLEVPIEIVNLLNKKSASEDEWSKATAEFYKYVGQVEYLTAARNQLFKSNWEIIGEKSASDYEKKQLEQKLCQSWAIVFLRSMLEDILFEMEALVSFPDKNEMISQLKKKGKYVSGAHSTYNFNNMASIHFVKWLYLLTFSDVPLAREIKKLLNDEKVPIEHFCILVGLIFTKTSAKIHCPSLPRSPSTEDIRKGLFQNGVRDERLLNAASIIPKIQDIPLSQLYAIASTTPSTSIKQGSGASSTATAANSTSPFSDTSSSIISEPFSVTNSPPPSTTTPTPHRTPQIPPPPSLPPPRERAPQLPRHQANSRSSTFWSQTQFYPIQQGLKQYPNSNRGARNLPYSFHRQPFPSRPSHLTNLRGSSYWP, encoded by the exons atggaatcaaaaaaagatGTAAATGTTTGGAAGCTAGAGGTTCCAATCGAAATAGTCAAT CTACTGAATAAAAAATCAGCGAGTGAGGATGAATGGTCCAAAGCCACTGCAGAATTTTATAAATATGTCGGTCAAGTTGAATATTTAACTGCTGCAAGAaaccaactttttaaaagtaattgGGAAATTATCGGTGAAAAATCAGCAAGCGACTATGAAAAA AAACAGCTAGAACAGAAGTTGTGTCAAAGTTGGGCGATCGTGTTCCTGCGATCTATGCTAGAAGACATTTTGTTCGAGATGGAAGCGCTGGTTAGCTTTCCGGATAAAAACGAAATGATATCTCAATTAAAAAAGAAGGGAAAGTACGTGAGTGGAGCACACTCCACGTACAATTTTAACAACATGGCGTCGATACACTTCGTTAAGTGGTTATACCTTCTCACCTTTTCCGACGTCCCATTAGCCAGAGAAATCAAAAAGTTACTTAACGATGAAAAAGTACCCATCGAGCATTTCTGTATTCTTGTCggattgatttttacaaaaacgagCGCAAAGATACATTGTCCGTCCTTACCGCGTTCTCCGAGTACTGAAGATATTCGAAAAGGTCTCTTCCAAAACGGGGTGAGAGATGAACGACTATTGAATGCTGCGAGTATAATTCCTAAGATCCAAGATATTCCACTATCTCA ACTCTATGCTATTGCATCGACGACTCCCTCCACTTCTATTAAACAAGGATCTGGTGCAAGCTCCACAGCAACTGCTGCAAATTCTACTAGTCCATTCTCCGATACTTCATCTAGTATTATATCAGAACCGTTTTCAGTGACGAATTCACCGCCGCCATCAACAACAACACCGACACCTCATAGAACACCGCAAATACCGCCGCCGCCATCACTACCACCACCAAGAGAAAGAGCACCACAGCTGCCACGACATCAAGCAAACTCAAGATCCTCAACTTTTTGGTCTCAGACTCAGTTTTATCCGATCCAGCAAGGCCTTAAGCAGTATCCTAATTCCAATAGAGGCGCTCGGAACTTACCCTACAGTTTCCATAGGCAGCCGTTTCCTTCAAGACCATCGCATCTGACGAACCTCAGAGGAAGTTCTTACTGgccataa
- the LOC135845080 gene encoding uncharacterized protein LOC135845080, with the protein MTEKASVTCFHCEANFTRKCNLVRHIKNVHLSQKVYKNVRRIICSLCQDSFMNFSLFHSHLVSKHELEIKQECLTFNSLNEFQAWKLKEEKQSISRFVKLTRHGNLRNGAIVAYYYCHRSFHFVKKAKTAKKKHRGSNKTGFACPARMKVIGTNEQVTVNYCSSHVGHTCEVGRLTLNKEERAALASKLAQGIPMSRILDDIRAEESSTVSRIHLTDKNDLHNIKKTFKIACPLRYDDDDATSVKIFTEKMKSDEKDNPIIFYKNEQTESDLFKKSDYILIIMSDFQKDMFIKHGHRCICIDSTHDLNQKRITLYTITVLDEQDHGIPVAFCFSNLSTFFLFTFFFGELKRCLGTTITTKIFLSNEDVALYSAWSAAMGVAEHHVLSLWHLHNTWDQHLSNVDDLNKRKTVKKALFALSKVPNTVNFRDEFYNLSKRLQEDPDTTKFYRYIHDNYTKNVESWAACFQPQVILQTNMHLERFYKTFKSNYLNNEKCDRLDNTIHELLRFLRDKKYDQLIKSSREKPTKKRKNIIRESYKKATNDVESVEIIDDRINQVETYEVPVQRYESCAVNIYPNNSVEFGSAEAHHGERFDCHSDENVSTFVQQNQLNDEKSELIAKCEIFCNLLRKSDLNKEQSNEIREGLDVMIAILHQSPSGINV; encoded by the exons atgactgAGAAAGCTAGTGTTACTTGCTTCCATTGTGAAgcaaattttacaagaaaatgtAATTTGGTTCGTCATATTAAAAATGTTCATCTCAGTCAAAAAGTGTATAAAAATG TGAGACGAATTATTTGTTCATTATGCCAAGACAGCTTTATGAATTTCTCACTTTTCCACAGTCATCTGGTTTCAAAACACGAGCTAGAGATTAAGCAAGAATGTTTGACTTTTAATTCGTTGAACG AATTTCAAGCAtggaaattgaaagaagaaaagCAGTCAATTTCTAGATTCGTCAAACTCACACGACATGGAAACCTGAGAAATGGCGCAATTGTGGCATATTATTACTGCCATCGCAGTTTTCATTTCGTCAAGAAAGCAAAAACCGCGAAGAAAAAGCATCGCGGTTCGAATAAAACAGGATTTGCTTGCCCTGCTCGGATGAAAGTAATTGGTACAAATGAGCAGGTTACAGTCAACTATTGCAGTTCACATGTTGGCCATACCTGCGAAGTTGGTAGATTGACGCTGAATAAAGAAGAGAGAGCTGCATtagcaa GTAAGCTTGCTCAAGGGATACCGATGTCTAGAATTTTGGACGATATCAGAGCCGAGGAATCTAGCACAGTTTCTCGAATTCATTTGACTGACAAAAATGATCTCcacaatattaaaaaaacattcaagatTGCTTGCCCATTGAgatacgatgacgacgacgctACTAGTGTGAAAATATTTACAGAGAAAATGAAGTCTGATGAAAAAGATAACCCAATCATATTCTACAAGAACGAACAGACTGAAAgtgatttatttaaaaaaagcgaTTACATCCTCATCATCATGTCAGACTTTCAAAAAGACATGTTCATTAAACATGGCCATCGCTGTATCTGTATAGACAGTACTCATGATTTGAATCAGAAGAGAATCACTTTATATACAATCACCGTGTTGGATGAACAAGACCATGGGATTCCTGTAGCGTTCTGTTTCAGCAATCttagcactttttttttgtttacttttttcttcgGAGAACTAAAGAGATGTTTGGGAACAACGATCACCACCAAAATATTCCTGTCTAATGAAGATGTCGCATTGTATTCAGCTTGGTCTGCAGCTATGGGTGTCGCGGAACATCACGTGCTGAGTTTATGGCACTTGCATAACACATGGGATCAACATTTATCAAACGTGGATGATTTAAATAAgagaaaaacagtgaaaaaagcTTTATTCGCATTGTCTAAAGTACCAAATACCGTTAATTTTCGCGATGAATTTTACAACCTTTCGAAACGTTTACAAGAAGATCCAGATACAACGAAATTCTACCGGTATATTCACGATAACTATACGAAAAACGTCGAATCGTGGGCTGCATGTTTTCAACCTCAAGTCATCTTACAAACAAATATGCATCTGGAGAGATTCTATAAGACTTTCAAGAGTAATTATTTAAATAACGAAAAGTGTGATCGATTAGATAACACGATACACGAGTTATTGAGGTTTCTTAGGGATAAAAAATACGACCAACTCATAAAGTCATCCAGAGAAAAACCaacgaaaaagagaaaaaacattaTTCGCGAAAGTTACAAAAAAGCTACGAATGATGTCGAGTCTGTCGAGATAATCGACGACAGAATTAACCAAGTCGAAACCTACGAAGTACCTGTGCAACGGTACGAATCCTGTGCTGTGAATATTTATCCAAATAACTCGGTTGAATTTGGATCAGCTGAAGCTCATCATGGAGAACGATTTGACTGCCACTCCGATGAAAATGTATCAACTTTTGTACAACAAAACCAATTGAACGATGAAAAAAGCGAACTTATTGCTAAATGCGAgatattttgcaatttattaCGCAAAAGTGATCTGAATAAAGAACAATCGAATGAAATTAGAGAAGGATTGGATGTTATGATAGCAATTCTTCATCAATCACCGAGCGGCATTAATGTATGA